In a genomic window of Punica granatum isolate Tunisia-2019 chromosome 6, ASM765513v2, whole genome shotgun sequence:
- the LOC116210191 gene encoding beta-fructofuranosidase, insoluble isoenzyme CWINV1-like, with product MSPSSSAIISLLLCYFCLFYLLQSSESSSITDYYSSEDDQPYRTAYHFQPPRNWMNDPNGPMIYEGLYHLFYQYNPKGAVWASDIVWAHSTSKDLINWIPREPVLYPSQHYDINGCWSGSATILPGGKPAVLYTGINAENQQVQNIAFPKNLSDPYLEEWVKSPLNPVIDPNGSNMTDASSFDSPTIDYYTNDHQDKNIAFPMNNLPEPNLIEMVQSTSDPDMIDASNFRDPSTGWLGPDGRWRVIIGSKRGKRGIAILYWSKDFIHWVKAKQPLHSAEDTGMWECPDFFPVSTIAPVGLNTSVDGPNVKHVLKVSLFDNSKEYYTTGTYDYAKDVYVPNKGSIDDIFGLRFDYGKFYASKTFFDSAKNRRVLWGWINESSSADDDIKKGWSGIQAAPRAIWLDKSGKHLVQWPITELETLRTGHVDMPSKLLDGGSTVEVLGLTASQADVEMSFKVTNLEKAEKFDPSWTNAEDLCARKVATVKGEIGPFGIMALASKGLEEYTAIFFRIFKANNNKYVVLMCSDQSRSSLDDSTDKANYGVFLDVDPTKEKLSLRTLIDHSIVESFGGEGKGCITARVYPTMAIGDGAHLHVFNNAAEAVRISSFSGWSMNKAQIN from the exons ATGTCTCCCTCTTCTTCTGCTATCATTTCTCTGCTTCTGTGCTATTTCTGCCTCTTCTATCTTCTTCAGAGCTCTGAATCATCTTCAATTACCGATTATTATTCTTCAGAGGATGATCAGCCTTACAGAACTGCTTACCACTTCCAACCTCCCAGGAATTGGATGAATG ATCCTAACG GACCAATGATCTATGAAGGCCTGTACCATTTATTCTACCAGTACAATCCCAAGGGAGCAGTATGGGCCAGCGACATCGTGTGGGCCCACTCCACATCGAAGGACCTCATCAACTGGATCCCTCGCGAGCCCGTTCTATACCCATCACAGCATTACGATATAAATGGTTGCTGGTCAGGCTCGGCCACAATCCTTCCGGGAGGTAAACCCGCAGTCCTCTACACTGGGATAAACGCCGAGAACCAACAAGTTCAAAACATAGCATTCCCTAAGAATTTATCCGATCCCTACCTTGAAGAGTGGGTGAAATCCCCACTAAATCCTGTGATCGACCCAAATGGCTCGAACATGACCGATGCAAGCTCCTTTGACAGCCCAACCATAGATTACTACACCAATGATCACCAAGACAAAAACATAGCATTCCCGATGAATAATTTACCCGAGCCAAACCTCATTGAAATGGTTCAATCCACGTCAGACCCGGACATGATCGATGCAAGCAACTTCAGGGACCCAAGCACGGGTTGGCTAGGCCCAGATGGGAGATGGAGGGTAATTATCGGAAGCAAGAGAGGCAAAAGAGGAATAGCAATCTTGTACTGGAGCAAGGACTTCATTCACTGGGTAAAGGCTAAGCAGCCTCTTCACTCCGCCGAGGACACCGGGATGTGGGAGTGCCCCGACTTTTTCCCTGTTTCCACTATTGCCCCTGTGGGCCTCAACACGTCAGTCGATGGCCCAAACGTGAAGCACGTGCTCAAGGTAAGCTTGTTCGACAATTCCAAGGAGTACTACACAACCGGGACGTATGACTATGCTAAGGATGTCTATGTCCCCAACAAGGGCTCGATCGACGATATTTTCGGCCTCAGGTTTGATTACGGGAAGTTCTACGCTTCCAAAACTTTTTTCGACAGTGCTAAGAACAGAAGGGTTCTTTGGGGCTGGATTAATGAGTCGTCAAGTGCGGATGATGATATCAAAAAAGGATGGTCAGGGATTCAG GCTGCTCCAAGAGCTATTTGGTTAGACAAGTCCGGGAAACATTTAGTGCAGTGGCCAATAACGGAATTGGAGACTCTCCGCACAGGTCACGTTGACATGCCAAGCAAGCTGCTTGATGGAGGATCTACGGTTGAAGTGCTGGGTCTCACGGCTTCACAG GCGGATGTGGAGATGTCATTTAAAGTGACCAACCTTGAGAAGGCAGAGAAGTTTGACCCAAGTTGGACCAATGCAGAGGACCTTTGTGCCCGAAAGGTTGCAACCGTCAAAGGTGAGATTGGACCATTTGGGATAATGGCCTTAGCCTCCAAGGGATTGGAAGAGTACACAGCCATCTTCTTTAGGATCTTTAAGGCCAACAACAACAAATATGTGGTGCTCATGTGCAGTGACCAGAGCAG GTCGTCGCTCGATGATAGCACAGACAAGGCTAACTATGGAGTCTTCTTGGATGTCGACCCCACCAAGGAGAAGTTGTCGCTGAGGACCCTG ATAGACCACTCCATAGTGGAGAGCTTTGGtggggaagggaagggatgCATCACAGCTAGAGTTTACCCCACAATGGCAATTGGTGATGGTGCCCACCTCCATGTTTTCAACAATGCAGCCGAAGCCGTTCGGATCTCAAGTTTCAGTGGCTGGAGCATGAACAAGGCCCAGATCAATTGA
- the LOC116210198 gene encoding beta-fructofuranosidase, cell wall isozyme-like, translating to MAISSSSSWSASLLLCCLCFFSSLIRHGTVEASHQVFLHLQNSESLTVNSSADQPFRTAYHFQPPKHWINDPNGPMIYKGLYHLFYQYNPKGAVWGNIVWAHSTSKDLVNWTPHKPAIYPSQPADIKGCWSGSATILPDGKPVILYTGINPEEQQVQNIAFPKDLSDPYLVEWVKSPKNPLMAPTASNKINASSFRDPTTGWLGPDGMWRVIIGSKRRRKGMAILYRSKDFIHWEKAKRPLHSAKKTGMWECPDFFPVSTSGHVGLDTSASGPHVKHVLKVSLDDTKKEYYTIGTYNPTKDVYVPTKGSIEFDSGLRYDYGKFYASKTFFDSDKKRRVLWGWINESSTRDNDIKKGWAGVQAIPRTIWLHKSGKQLVQWPVTEIEKLRTGQVDMCNKLLKKGTKLEVSGLTASQADVEVSFEVGKLDKAEKFDPGWTNAQDLCTEKVATVKGGIGPFGLKTLASEGLEEYTAIFFRIFKGKDKFVVLMCSDQSRSSLDNSNDKTNYGVFLDVDPAKEKLSLRTLIDHSIVESFGGEGKGCITARVYPKLATRDGAHLYAFNNGCQDVHISNLTAWSMKKAQLN from the exons ATGgccatttcttcttcttcttcttggtctGCTTCTCTTCTTCTGTGCTGTCTTTGTTTCTTCTCCAGTTTGATCAGACATGGAACAGTCGAAGCGTCCCACCAGGTCTTTCTACACCTCCAGAACTCTGAATCATTAACTGTTAATTCTTCAGCGGACCAACCTTTCCGGACTGCTTACCACTTTCAACCTCCCAAGCATTGGATCAACG ATCCTAATG GACCCATGATTTATAAAGGCCTATACCACCTGTTCTACCAATACAATCCCAAGGGGGCCGTGTGGGGCAACATTGTGTGGGCTCATTCCACGTCTAAGGACCTCGTAAACTGGACCCCGCACAAGCCAGCGATCTACCCATCGCAGCCAGCCGATATAAAAGGTTGCTGGTCAGGATCGGCCACGATCCTTCCTGATGGTAAACCTGTGATCCTCTACACCGGTATAAACCCTGAGGAACAGCAGGTCCAAAACATAGCCTTCCCCAAGGACCTATCCGACCCATACCTCGTGGAATGGGTGAAGTCTCCAAAGAACCCTTTAATGGCCCCGACTGCATCGAACAAGATCAATGCAagctccttcagggacccgaCCACAGGTTGGCTGGGTCCGGACGGGATGTGGAGGGTAATTATCGGAAGCAAGAGGCGAAGAAAGGGAATGGCAATTTTGTATAGGAGCAAGGACTTCATTCACTGGGAAAAAGCAAAGCGCCCTCTTCACAGTGCCAAGAAGACCGGGATGTGGGAATGCCCTGACTTCTTCCCCGTTTCCACTTCTGGCCACGTCGGCCTTGACACATCGGCATCTGGACCTCACGTGAAACACGTGCTCAAGGTAAGCTTGGACGACACCAAGAAGGAGTACTACACAATTGGGACATATAACCCCACTAAGGATGTCTATGTGCCCACCAAGGGCTCGATAGAGTTTGACTCCGGCCTCAGGTATGACTATGGGAAGTTCTATGCATCCAAGACTTTCTTCGACAGTGACAAGAAAAGGAGGGTCCTCTGGGGCTGGATCAACGAGTCGTCCACCAGGGACAATGATATCAAGAAAGGGTGGGCCGGGGTTCAG GCGATTCCAAGAACTATTTGGCTACACAAGTCTGGTAAGCAACTGGTGCAGTGGCCGGTCACGGAAATAGAGAAGCTACGTACTGGTCAAGTCGACATGTGCAACAAGCTGCTGAAGAAAGGGACTAAGCTTGAAGTGTCTGGTCTGACAGCTTCACAG GCGGATGTGGAGGTGTCATTCGAAGTGGGAAAGCTCGATAAGGCTGAGAAATTCGACCCCGGTTGGACGAATGCACAAGATCTGTGTACCGAAAAGGTTGCAACAGTCAAAGGAGGGATCGGACCATTTGGGCTAAAGACCTTAGCCTCCGAGGGCTTGGAAGAGTACACGGCCATCTTCTTTAGGATCTTTAAGGGCAAAGACAAATTTGTTGTTCTCATGTGCAGTGACCAAAGCag GTCGTCCCTCGACAATAGCAACGATAAGACTAACTATGGAGTTTTCCTGGATGTGGACCCTGCCAAGGAGAAGTTGTCTCTGAGGACCCTG ATAGACCACTCCATTGTGGAGAGCTTTGGTGGGGAAGGGAAGGGCTGCATCACTGCTAGGGTTTACCCAAAACTGGCAACCAGAGATGGGGCCCACCTCTATGCTTTCAACAATGGGTGCCAGGATGTTCACATCTCGAATTTGACAGCTTGGAGCATGAAGAAGGCCCAGCTAAATTAA
- the LOC116210252 gene encoding uncharacterized protein LOC116210252, with product MEKSKSFAGYSSSYSEVRFGLEDRSKSYSFNGPSDGLDRLGPSGNPEHKRQQRVASYNMYAVEGKLKSSLRNSFKWIKSKFSDNFYDV from the coding sequence ATGGAGAAGAGCAAGTCCTTTGCCGGCTACTCGAGCTCATATTCGGAGGTCAGGTTCGGCCTCGAGGACAGGTCCAAGTCATACAGCTTCAATGGGCCGAGCGATGGCCTCGATAGGCTCGGCCCGTCTGGGAACCCTGAGCACAAGAGGCAGCAGCGGGTGGCCTCGTACAACATGTACGCCGTGGAAGGCAAGCTTAAGTCGTCCCTCCGCAACAGCTTCAAGTGGATCAAGAGCAAATTCTCCGACAATTTCTACGATGTGTAA